Genomic window (Phragmites australis chromosome 5, lpPhrAust1.1, whole genome shotgun sequence):
atacccgacatccacttcgtcgtTTGCTTATGTGCTTGTTCCCATGCTTCACTGAGGACGTCTCACTGCTAAGCGGTaaaacacattctgaggtacctcaagcacactctcaagtATGTACTTTGGTTTCTACTTCCTTTTCActttctctttgaggttttttGGATGCAGATTTTGCTGTTTGTGGAATTGACAGGaaaagtacctctggtacttgtcacttcttggtatttctcttgtgtgttggtcttttCGTAAATAGTCTAGCGTTGCGTattctactgctgaagctgaatatatagctgtttctagttgttgttcttaagggattttgggttgaatttcaggagtgtgtcacttttatgtgacaagtggtataagcttagccaacaacccagttcaacactccagaatcaaacacatagatgtgaaatttcactttctaagagaccacaatgagaagggagacattgggttgagctacatagatatcCAACACTAGTTAGCCGATATATTCAcgaagcctctagatgctataAGATTTACCTATTTAAGAAGAGAGTTTGGTGTGTCtcatccctatggtattgtgtgagggggagttgtccTTTGTATAtattctatcttacttttgttgtatttgtatgacatttttttatgtaagataatcatagtaattGAGCTTTGGCTTGTATGCGTTCATGTTTTCTGCAAAATGAGCTCTAAATTGAAGTTTTTCATTattgtgctaacctggagatgtttagaagtgtggagaaatatgttttgcttgtttcatggtgtttaggtgacggatgcaacttgacgattGACGACGGGTGATCGAGACTAAGCGGGTTCTTGGTGCGAGACGATCAAGAAGGCCAGGCtaagtcaaggatgatcctagatgtacatatgaaggtcaagcaaagtatgaaaaggaggatggagatagcgtgttgacaaagtcaagcgaaagggatgctggtTCAAGTGACAATAtgacccgagggatcaggagtgggaAAGACTTGCTAACGGTCATGATTGCAAGATGGAGGGCACAcgtcatcatcagagcgcttgcttcaggtgtaagcaagtggcgactagtcacgctttgagaagcatattagggtttcgtggtttgaccttaaaactgtgggaggactggaggagtacgtggcaccatcgtaaaacttgcgtcgagacgaagccaAGTCGTGAAGGAGACAAGGTTGTTtaatgaatgaagaagaaaataaatcaaaatattcTCGATGGTAAATAGAAGTGTACTAAAGATATgagtattttaggaaaaaattagaaaacttgtggtcaagtttgctagacctataaatagaggggtagggctatgtgagatgttgaaccagccatttgagtctATTTTGACACctatatgagagcattgtgctagagttttagaggagaggaggacaATTGCTTatcctatgtaatatgtgagagttttaagaagaaaatctttataatccgtttaaaatagggctaacctctttaagtaatgaagtttattttgttacatatgtttgaattctccttcttctagtttcactctcttggttcccttgcttTGTGTGTAAGTTTGTTCTTTTGATGTTggttttcgtttttctttttgatatgaaattttaacacattgggaggttgttcttcttgatgttaaagttataaaattcacatacatatgcatatgtgaTAGTGTCTTAAATTCCCTTATCTTTAGATTATCATTTTGGAGATCTTCACCCGGTGATCATCTCTTgatccttgagtgatcttttctcaagatccAAGTGTTCAATTTCAACCATAAAACCCttcttttgttgaatcttcaaaTTTGAGTTTTGATCTTTCAGAATCTCTGGTCCAATCTCCGGACTCTCCGGTCTCATCTTCAAAGTCTCCGAATTTTCTAGATAGATGGAATTTTTCTGTTGTGTATTTATATTGTGTAATATTATAATTCTTATGTTAGAtgataaaataaaagaagattATTAATTTCGTAAAAAACTCGTTGAGACATATATTCATCTCTTCTAAGTCACTCTAGATCGTACTAGCGCATCAACCTGTGCGAtgcacaggctagaaatttaacttacaactgaattctagatatttgtgttaataatggttatatgctaagatacatcagctattatatttaaatattagaatgtaaaatataaatataatttttattcataatattggaatcatatttattatttgtgaatagatctaatttataattttcattttatgtgttatgcaaattgatttttatttgtttcttgattttttgaaattattattatttttaatgtcgtcaccgtatctcatattatttttttaaaatatattataaattctttgatattatttttatgtgataatccgtaatatgtttgcgttctgttgttttaattttgtaatgtttgatacacgcatatttaattgtcatattttaattgatttgaaaaGTGTTTATTGCTAatgtaactaagttggagtttacTAACGTAACCTTGTTGGACAAAAGGTATCTATAAAAAATGAAGGAAAGGCAAGGAAAGAAGTAGTCTTGGAgttggactctatgatttattttttaatcttttgtttcttctggttattgatctatggttacagttagtcaatcaatcaattcgacggtcggatgttttgtttttttatgagaaattctaggatttttctaggattaatGTGGAGGTATCAAAAGGAGCctcaattagtaaatataagatactAAACCCATGCTGGCTAATTGATCTGAGCATACGGCATTGCAGCAACCATGATGGAAGAGATGGACCTGGCCATGCATCCATGAACTTCCTGGTTGTAGCAGTAGTTAACTAAGGCAAGGAGACGCAGACGAGGAAAGCATGCAGAGCGGAGGAGAAGAGAGCTTGTGGGCGTGCGCGCGCGGCCGACGGCGAGAACCGAGAGAAGAACACGAGCGAGAGAAACAGCTGCGAAGGACGGGCGGGCGCGGGCACTCGCCCACGGTTACGCGCTTTGTCCGCTATCGTCTTCTCCTCCTTGCTCTCAGGAGCATCTTCTTCGCTCTGACTTGAGTGGACGCGGTCTATGGACGGCAGGCGATGCCTACCTGATTAGATGATGGTGATGCTTCCGTTTGGTGGCGGTGGTTATGTGTCTTTTTTTCAGTttggttttttaattttgagataagctataattgaattttttttgataaatcgaattttatttcttttcatcaTTATATCGATATGATACAACCGTATAAGAGTTTACTCTCGACCTCTGTATCGCTCAGAAGCACACAACCAAGTTATATTCAAACATAATTTGCAAAACAGGAAAAAATATGTTATAATCGAATTATGCTTTCTCGTCCAGCTGATTTGGCAAATGACGCCTTTCAAAGCTAACGGTGCTTCTTCTATTGGGTTTTATTAGCCTATTAGGAGTTACCAGAATCCTTGGTGTTAGATTGTATggtgttttcttttcttatttcttgccCAAGCTTCTGAACAAGTCCATAGCATCCAAATAAATGAAGGATCACGATGTTTGTCAATGAACTAATGTTTGCCAGTGAACCAAAAGGAATCTTCAAGAACATTGAAATCATGTAGTTGACGAGCATTAGTTAAAATGTTGTGTCCAAAGCTCAAGCTAGAAAGAACAAAATTCAATCGATGATCCACGTGACATGGTCAAAGTCTCCATCATCCTTCGAAAAAGCATATGGAAGTAGTTTTGATGCTATTAATCCTCTTGTGCTTCACAATACTATTATACGTGAGAAGCCATCGTAGACAGAAACATACGAGAGAGTTGGAAATAGATGATAAAATTGAATTTCTTGCAAGCAATTACTTTGACTACAATTCTCCTATATACACAAATCataaatcatagatggcttaaTGGATGTGAATTTCTATATAGTATCTAGTGTATGATACATTTGAAGCGGaactaataaaaaaaacttagcgTAGGTAAATAAAACGGTGTACATGGTCCGATAATAAAACATTACTCCGCTTTTCAGCTATATAAATCATCACGCCCAAAAAGTCAAAAATATCCAGAAAAATAATCCTTTTACACTTGGGAGGCATCTCTGATCGAAGTGAAAACCCTATGACCACCTGAAGCGAGGACAGCGTCCAGCAAGACATACGCCACAGAAGATCCGTTCGTCGTGTGCACACACTCAGCCGATACCCTGATTGTCTATACTCCATGCCCATGTTACCTATCGCTCAGTCGGCAACACCACCATCAAGCAGAGCTCCATTGACTCGACGCAATATTAATACCCCGCGATCCCCAGCTCCATGGCCGCAAACCAGCAGCTGCTGcagcatccatccatccatcctaCCTCACCAGCTCCAAACCGCTTCTTTAGCCAACCGAAGCAACCAGCATCCGTCCATGGCCGTGCTGTTAGCGAGGCAGGGGCGCGAGCTGCAGAGGTACAGCCAGAACACCGGCGGGCGCATCGTGGTGGGCTGCATCCCGTACCGCgtgcgcggcgacggcgagctgGAGGTGCTGGTGATCACGTCGCAGAAGGGGCACGGCATGATGTTCCCCAAGGGCgggtgggaggaggacgagtCCATGGACGAGGCCGCCCGGCGCGAGGCCCTCGAGGAGGCCGGCGTCCTCGGCGACACCGAGCCGGTCCTCGGCTTCTGGCACTACAAGAGCCGCCGCTACGTCGACCAGACCTACGAGGGCTTCATGTTCCCGCTCCgcgtcgccgacgagctccACCAGTGGCCCGAGATGGCCTCCCGCAAGCGCACCTGGGTGAGTATCGATCGACTCCACACGCAAACACCTTTTCATTGCTCGCAGCACAGCCTGCCAATTCACAGCAAACTACTGCAAGAACATGTCATCTAACCTGCGTTCGCCATTGATGGAACAGGCAACGGTGCAGCAAGTGATGGACGGATGCTCGCACTGGTGGATGCGGGAAGCGCTCGAGCAGCTCGTCTCCCGGCACGCGAAGCTGCAGTCTGCTCTCTGACTGATTCATCGAGCGGGGCGAAGCTCGCGCGGGAGCGATTCACGCAAGGAAGAATCAGGAGCACGAACGCGGTCACGCCTCTCTCGGTGCAgcggcaggccggccggccggcgttTGCCGGGCTCGGATTGAGTATATTTGGCCGCCCTCACCAGAGAGATGACGATGACGGATGACCTGCTCTGCTGCGTGGTCGATGCTGGCGATGCTTTCTCGAGCGTATGAAGTTAGACAGGAAATGATTGAAGAGAAAGTAAAGAAAATCAAACAGGACACACAGAGAACAGCGCGTAGCAATTCACGATTCTTTGGAAGTGTAAAAACTGTACTTTAGCAATTAGTGTTTCTTGGATGTGAAATTAATGCAGCCTGTTCATGAAAGTTTCACACGTAATTACTCGTAACTACTTAATTAAGCAGTAAAGTTGCTCGAAGACAGCAACATCTGAAACTCCTCGTCCCTCTGTATGTGCTCTTCAAGAGTGGCATCTTGCATTCTTGCTACCTCTGCCAGCCGATAAATGGTTATTTGCATTGCTGAGAAAACACACATAGGCGTGAATTACAACTAAGCACTTGAGAGCTACTCCAGCTGATTGAACCAAGCGAGTGTTCCAGATCAAACAGCACGGACCCATCGCCTTTCTAGATCAGAAGAACACAACTTCTGCAACCCGTTGAGTGATGGCCGGGTAGGAATGTAGGATCGACCGTGCCAGAAACTGACCTGTCCCTTGTCCGGCCCTGAGCAGCTACTGCTCCCGGGCCCCCCATTCCCATCACGCAGCTGTGCGCCGAGACGTCGTGCTCGCGATTTTTCTAAAGCGTGGCCCGCCGATAACAACGGCCGGGTTTCTCTTCGGCGATGAGTAAACTACTCGGCCTCACCGCGATCTCGACGTGGCGACAGCGACCCTGCACTGTCACCGGCCCGCTGATGGTCCCCACTCCgattttatttttgtaaaaCCATTGACTTGACCCGGCTCGGGACAATAAGATTTGTCTGGGAGCGGGAAGGTAAAAATTAGAAAGTTGCTAATTTTCAATCGAACAAAAATAGATATATTTCATTTGACACTTGGATGAAGATCTAACGATTGATTAAAAAATTGATTCATAAgcgaataatattttttatagtagAAATATATACTTTAATATACGATAGATAAAAACCTCTGATTAAAAACAGATCATGCACATTGAAAGATTTGACAAACAACGCGTTGAGTAAAATGAAACCCTAATTTAGTTGATTGAAGCCTAGTAAATCTGTAAAAATTATTACGACAGATTGGCATGCTTACAAAGCAATTTGGGTTTGGGGTGGCATTATTATTACAAGGCGATGATTAATCCGGCGCCATCCGTTCTTGTCCACGTGTGCGTGATTTTTGTCAAAGTGTTAGGTGACACGCGCGAGAGATAAACATAAACCACGGGAAAAAAAGATATATCCAGATGTGATGTAGACACTTTCTATTGTAGCGTTCTTTGGATGATCATCACCTATTTTAATATGAATGTTAAAATAGTGAATCTTGTGCAAATGAAAAATTATCATGTATACCTGTTACTTGATGTATATTATTAGTATTAAGTAGATCTTGTCTACCGTTTTAACATCCACCATGTAGATAAATGATGATCACCTCGACATGTTGTAGGAGTAGACGTTCGTAACACCGATAGATTTTTTTCGTCAACTGGAGACACTTTGGTTTGCTGCTGTCGTGTACGCGAGCTCTTGTTGGCAAGCGGTTTTAGCCGTTTATTCGCGCGCACCGGTGGATTTTGGCGGCCGTCGgtgatttttctttttggtgacATCCGCTTTTACGGCGCGTGATACTGACGGATACGGAAGAACAATCAGACGAATCGATGGCGTCTCGACGCAGGAAAAGGATTTTCCTGGCTGCCATCGGAACCGTGAAGGATATTTTTTCTACTTCTCTTTCCCGACAACCTCGATTTCAAATGGTAGTGCTGTTTGTCAGGAGTGAACATCTAGGAGCTCCGTTGTTATGCCCTATTTATTTTCTGTTTCTACTACTAACAGAAATTAGAAGCTAGAAGTCAGAATAAACGGGGTTCTAGAGAAATAGTTTTTGAGAAGTCAGAAGCCTGCTTCTAAGAAAAACTGCTACTGACAGAAATTAAAAGCTAAAAGTCAGAATAAACGGGGTTCTAGAGAAATAGTTTTTGAGAAGTCAGAAACCTGCttctaagaaaaataaactaaatatgagaagctcgctgagatatgtttttctgagaagctacgtgctgagaaactaaaaaattattgtaaaaaccaacagcctatttccaaaaacagttttttaaaaaaattaaaaacataattttaaaaaaaactaaaaacagaagctcaaacaaacagcaACTTAATCTTCCTTCATTGGCAGAGCTGCGTGCTACGAAATGCTCGCGTCCGTGCAGTCAAAGCCATTTGCCTGGCACCCTTTTTTAGTAGAAGCCGAGAGCTTTGTTTACCTGGCACTTGAGATGGGCTGATTCAATCCATATCAGAACCG
Coding sequences:
- the LOC133919736 gene encoding nudix hydrolase 18, mitochondrial-like, producing the protein MAVLLARQGRELQRYSQNTGGRIVVGCIPYRVRGDGELEVLVITSQKGHGMMFPKGGWEEDESMDEAARREALEEAGVLGDTEPVLGFWHYKSRRYVDQTYEGFMFPLRVADELHQWPEMASRKRTWATVQQVMDGCSHWWMREALEQLVSRHAKLQSAL